One window of Pseudomonadota bacterium genomic DNA carries:
- a CDS encoding DUF6516 family protein — translation MATELVHHTKVTDEKGNTLEIKIWKISKPTKDKPHGYRYSLVYIVDGKRVVGYDNGERKGDHRHMGNEQEDYEFTSIDKLFNDFYEDVRRFLK, via the coding sequence ATGGCTACTGAATTAGTCCATCACACAAAAGTTACTGATGAAAAAGGAAATACTCTTGAGATTAAAATATGGAAGATTTCAAAGCCTACGAAGGACAAACCCCATGGGTATCGATATTCTCTTGTATATATTGTGGATGGTAAAAGGGTGGTGGGGTATGATAACGGCGAAAGAAAAGGAGATCACAGACACATGGGAAATGAGCAGGAAGATTACGAATTCACCAGTATTGATAAACTCTTCAACGATTTCTATGAAGATGTCAGGAGGTTTCTGAAATGA